The window GGGCGGACCGCCGGCGAACGGACCCGGTCCCGGGACTCGTCCGAATCGAGACGGAGCGGCCGTCGGTCCTCCGAGAGCGCCCGCTCCAGTGCGTCCGGGGGCAGTCGCGGAAGACACGCGTCGGCCGGATCCGGCGGGCGGGGAACGGCCCGGGACGCCACGACGGGCGGGTCGAACGCCGGAGGCTCGGAGTCGGAGGCCCGAGGTCCAGGGTCGACGTCGTCGAGGGCGACGCGCTCGGCGAGCCGACTCACGCCGCTCTCGTACGGGTGGACTGCCGTGTTGCTCGCGGGCATCCTGTACGTCGCCGGTCTCTGGCGGTACCTCCGGGCGAACGCCGAGGCGCTGGCGGCCCTTCGGCGCGCGGCGGCCGCCGATCCGATGGCCGCGGCGACCGCGACGCAGGAACTCGTCGCCCCCGGACAGTTCGTCCTCGAATCGGTGACGGTCGGCGAGCCCCTGACGCTCCTGTTTCCGATCGGAACGGTCGTGCTGGCGGTCGCGCTCGCGGGGGTCGTTCACTCGTTCGGTCGAGGCGTGGCGTACCTGTACGCGCTCGGCGGTCTCCTCCCGTTGTTCGCACTCGCTGCGGGCCCGATGGTGACGCTCCCGGACGGCGCCGTCCTGGGACTCGTCTGTGTGTGCCCCCTCCTCGCGACGGCGGCCTTTCTCGTCGACGTCGGACGAGTCGCCTTCTGAGGGGCGGGCGGACGGTCACGAGAACCAGCGTCCTACCGGCGGATCGGTGAAAGGAAGCGGGGCCGCATCGGGCGGGCCCCTGACTGACCAAGCCACTGCGAAGAGCACCAGTCTCGCAGTTCCTTACCTGACGCGCCCGGTTGCTTCGACCACGCGCGTCGGTAATTACTCGGCGATTTTTCGTCAAAAGTCCTGGGATAGAGCCAATATCCGCCCAGACGGACACAAAATTTGGTATAATTATTCGATTCTGCCCTATATTCGGGAAAGAAATAAGAAATACAGAACATATTTATTCGATTCCACCGCCGAACCGGAACGATACTGATCGAATATGGGACTTTTCGGCGGCGACGAGTCGGTAGCGTGCCCCGGGCGCGTCACCCACCATCCGGTCGGTTGTGACGGTTCAGTATCGGTCGCACACTGGGAGGTGGGAAAACTCGGCTGAGCCTCTCAGCGGACCATGTACGGGTCGTTTCCGGCGCCGAACCGGCCGAGGTCGGCCTCGCGCCGGTAGTCCGTCGAACGGAGCGTCTCGATCCCCTCGACGAGGCGGTCGTGGTGTGTCTCCCCCCACTCGGCGGGCTCTCGGATCGGGACGACGAGGAAGCCGCTGCCCCGCAATTCCTTCGCGTGTAACGCCTCCATATCGATCTCGGTCTTCCACGCCTGGGCGGTGTACGTTTCCAGCACGTGTGCCGTCGCTTTCGCGCCCACCGGAAGGAGGACGTGAGCGGCGATCGCCCGCAGTTCGGCGTCGAAGAACCGCTCGAGGTCGTCGTACGACGACTGCGGGGGGTCGTCGCCGTCGGGCGCACACAGGTGCAGGTACGAGAGAAACGTCCCGTCGGGTTCGGGGCTGTCACCGGTCGTCCGCAACAGCCCGGCGCCCGCCAGCGCCGCCTGCAGGCGACGGCCCGCGTCGTTGGTGAACGGAACGCCGGTGTCCAGACCGCCGTGGACGCCGGGGTGGTCGCCGACGACGTGGAAGTCGGCGTTGGCGTCGCCGTATCCCGGGACGAAGCGCTCACACGGGGGGCGCATATCGAACGGGTTCCGAATCCGGTCTGTGACGTTCTCCACGCTGGCGACGTAGCGGCGGTGCGATTAAAACGGGATCGGTTCGGTCCTCAGAGTTCGACGCCCGAGGGGATCAGACTGTGCGATCGGAGGAGGTTGCCGTCGGCGTCGTACACGAGGAACGTCTGCTTCTCGTAGGTGACGAGGTCTTCGCCGTCGATGCTCACCTCGACGCGGTAGCGGCCGTCGTCGGAGTCCGGCGCGTTGCGACCGTACTCGCGCGCGGCGCGGATGAACGCGAGGACGTCGTCCGCGGACTCGTTGAGTTCGAGGACGAAGTCGCCGGTGATTCGGTTCGTCACGCTCACGACGCCCGCGGCGTCCGGTTCGTCGAGGGAGTCCTGCAGTCGGAACGCCACGTCTGTCTCACCGGCGTCCAGATAGCCGCCTGTCGGATCGGAGAGGCGATGCTCCAGCACCTCTTTGGGACCGTGGAAATCGATCCGCACCTGTGGCTTTCTGGGGTCGTCGCCCTCGTCGACCCAGGCGACGTTCTTGACGTCCAACTCGAAGTAATCCCGCCTCATTCCGTGTAACGAGGTAGAACGTCATCGCGTATGAACGTAACGCCCGCGTCAGACACGGCCGCGTTGAAATGCGGGCGGACGCCTACCGTTTAGCAACGGTGGGACGGGCGAGCTCCCCCAGAGTCCTCCACTGCGACGGCAGCGAGCCGTCGGGCTGTCACACTGAACAACGAGGACGACCGTTTCTCTATCGCAGTATATGATTTATTTCCGGCATCGACAGCCCACTTCGGGTCCTGCCAGAGTGACAACGAGGACTACGCGAGGTGCGCTCGGACCGTCTCGAAGTCGTTCGCCGCGATGCTGTCGCCGATCGAATCGGCGTCGAGGTCCGGGACCGCACCGGGGTACTTCCGCTCGAAGTACGAGAGGAGGTTCGCGACGTCGCGATCGACGAGCTCCCGGGCGTTCTCGTGATCCGTCGGGACGGCCTGTGGCCAATCGAAGACCGTCACCCCGGACTCGCTGATCGCGACGTTGTACTCGCTCATGTCCGCGTGGACGTATCCGGCGTCGTAGGCGGCGGTGATCTCCCGGAGGATCAGATCGAGGACGCCGACGACCTGGTCCTCGGGGAGTTTCGCCCGGTGGAGTTCCACCCCGTCGAGTTTCGCCATCACGATCGCGTGGCGGTTGTGATCGATCGGTCGGGGGACCGAGACGTCGGGGTACAGCGATTCCAGGGCGTCGTACTCGCGTTCGGCCGCCTTTCGCGCCGTGTAGAGCCAGGAGACGTGCTGGTTGTCCGACGTGTAATCGCGCTCGCGCATCACCTCCCGGAAGTTCGTGTATCCCTCGCGGTGGAACTTCAGCGCGAGCGGTCGGTAGGACTGGACTTCGAGGACGTCGCTCTCCTTCCCGACGCCGAGCGGCGCGCCGACACCCTCGATGGTGTCGCGTTCGGAGAACGTTCGGAGGGCGAGCGCGTCGTACCCCTCGGCGGTGAGCGTGTAGCCCTCGTACTGGATCGTCTTCCGCTCGATCAGCTCCCGGGTCGCACAGCGGTCAAGTCGGTAGTCGACCTCCTCGGGCGAGAGGTTCGACAGTTCCGGAAGTTTGCCGCGGTTGACCCACTCCGAGAAGCGCATTCCCTGCTCGACGCCGGAGAGGAGATAGAAGTCCTCGGGTTCGAGTTCGGCCATCACGCCGGCGACGTTCCGCACCATACCCCTATTCCGCCGGCGACGCGTAAAAGGCCCGCGAGTCCGGGCCACTCGCACGCGTATATCCCATTTCGGTATATCAAATCCGTCTGAGCGGGTTACGAAACCGATTTCCCGGGGCGGCCGTAGTCTCAGGTATGACAGGCGACTCCGCGGGGCCGCTCGCCGATCGGGAGTGGCGGATCATCCGCGAGGAGGCCCGCGACGGGCCGATGCAGATGGCGCTCGACGAGATCGCAGCGGAGACGGCCGCGGCAGGTGGGCCGCGAACGGTTCGCGTCTACCGCTGGGAGCCGAGCACGCTCTCGCTCGGCTACGGACAGGACCCCGAGACCGTCGATTGGGACCACTGCGCCAGGGAGGGGGTCTCCGTGACCCGTCGGCAGACCGGCGGCGGCGGCATCTACCACGACGTCGACGGCGACGTCTCCTACTCGATCGTGGCCCCGAAGTCGGAACTGCCGGGCGACCTGATGGACGCCTACCACCTCCTGTGTGAACCGATCCTCGACGCGTTCGACCGCCTGGGTGTCGACGCCGACTACGTTTCGGAACCCGTTCCGGAGATCTGGAAGCCGGCGTGCTACCTCCGGGAGTTGCATCCGGCACACGACGTCGTCGCGGCGGGGCGAAAGATCAGCGGCAACGCCCAGTACCGCCGCCGCGAGTCCGTCGTCCAGCACGGCTCTCTCACCTACGCCGTGCGCGCCGCCGAACACCTCGACGTCTTCGCCGGCCACGACGTCGACCCGGAGCGGTTCCGAGAGCGCGTCGTCGGCGTCGAGGAACTCGCCGACGTGTCGCGAGCGGAGATGGTCTCGACCGTCGAGGAGGCCCTGGGCGCGTGGGCCGATGCCGACGAGGGGGGCTGGACCGACGACGAACTCGAACGGGCGCGCGAACGCGCCGCGGAGAAGTACGCGGACGACGAGTGGGTTCGGCGCCGGCCCGACGACCGCTCCTGAGGTCCCGAAAGCGTCGGGGCGACGGACTCCGAAGTCGCTTTACTCTCCCAGTGACAGCACTCCGTATGCGCGTAGGAGCACACGAGTCGATCGCCGGCGGCGTCGCGAACGCCGTCGATCGGCAGCTGGAGGACGGCGGCAACTGCGGACAGATCTTCACCCACTCCCCGCAGGTGTGGCAGAACCCCGACATCGACGAGGACGACGCCGCGGCGTTCCGCGAGCGATCGCGCGAACACGACGTCGGTCCGTGGGTGATTCACTCGTCGTACCTCGTGAACCTCTGCACGCCGAAGGATGGTCTCCGCGAGAAGTCGATCGACTCGATGCAGCGCGAGGTCGACGCCGCGGCCCTGCTCGACATCCCCTACGTGAACGTCCACCTGGGCGCACACACCGGTGCGGGCGAGTCCCAGGGGCTCGAAAACGCCGTGTCGGCGCTCGACGAACTCGACGTCCCCGACGACGTCACCGTCCTCGTCGAGTCCGACGCCGGATCCGGCACGAAGATGGGCGACGACTTCGACCACCTGGGGTACGTCCTCGACGAGAGCGAACAGGACCTCGAGGTCTGTCTCGACACGGCCCACGCCTTCGCGGCGGGCTACGATCTCTCCGGGTCGGAAGGCGTCGAGGAGACGATTGAGGAACTGGACGCGGCGGTCGGCCTCGACAACCTGGCGTGCGTCCACCTGAACGACTCGAAGCACGAGTGCGGCACCAACAAGGACGAGCACGCCCACATCGGCGAGGGCCAGATCGGCGAGGCGGGAATGCGCGCGTTCGTCAACCACCCGGACCTCCTCGAGGTGCCGCTCGTGCTGGAGACGCCGAACGAGGACGGGAAGGGGTTCGCCTGGAACATCGAGCGCGTCCGCGAACTCCGCGAGGAGTGAGGTCCCGAGCGTCGACGGGAGGCAACCGACTCGCTTTTTACCGCGCCGGCGGTACGGGGCGGCGTGCGGAAGTTTTCGCCGGAGTACCTGCGTCGAACCCGAGAGGGGATGTGGGAAGAGTCCAGAGAGGCGCTCGACCCGCTCTCGCTGTCGGACCGATCGCGGATCCTCGACGCCGGCGCGGGCACGGGCGAACTCGCCCGCGTCCTCGACGAGGAGTCGCCGGGGGACGTCGTCTGCCTCGACGCCGACGCGGATCTCCCCGCAGTCGCCCGCGGAGAGACCGGACTCGACGCGGTCGTCGGCGACGCGACCCGGCCGCCGTTCGCGGACGACTCGTTCGACCTGGTGGTCTGTCAGGCGCTGCTCGTCAACCTTCCCGATCCCGGGGCCGCCCTCCGCGCGTTCGGCCGTCTCTCGACGGAGTTGGTCGCCGCGATCGAACCCGACAACGCCGACGTCGGCGTCGACTCGACCGTGGAGCGGGAGGTCGAACTGGAGCGTCGCGTCCGCGCGGCGTACATCGAGGGCGTCGAGACGGACGTCGCGATGGGCGATCGACTGGTGTCGCTGTTCCGCGAGTCGGGGTTCGAGAGCGTTCGGACGAGGCGGTATTACCACCGGAAGGTGACCGAACCGCCGTACGGCGAAGAGGCGCTCTCGGCCGCGGCGCGGAAGGCCAGCGGGGGAGCCCTCGCGGAGCACGAGGCGGAACTGCGCCGGACGCTCTCCGCGGAGGAGTACGACGCGCTGCGGGGGGCGTGGCGCGAGATGGGAAGAGACGTGATCGACGCGATGCGCGAGGAGACGTACCGGCGGGCCGAGGTCGTCCCGTTCGACGTCGTCGTCGGTCGGGTCGGCGGCGACGGTGGGTGAGCGGAGGCGGTGGGTGAAAGAAGGCGTCGACCGAATCTGAGACGGCGAGTGGACGGAAGCTGTCCGACCCCGTCAGACGACGTCGCCGCGGACGGTGCGGCCCGACTGGGACGCACGGTACGCTGTGACCGCCTCGGCGGCCTCGGCGGCGGTGTCGTCGTCGACGCCGAGCATCGACAGCGACTCCGGGAGCGTCGGGAAGGCGAGTTCGCCGGCGCGGAGTTTCTCCAGCGCCGAGTCCGAGCGCCGGCCCTCGGCGTACAGACAGACCCCCCGCGGGTCGAGGATCTCCTCGTAGGCCTCGCGGGCGAGCGCGCCCTTCAGCCGCTGTCGGACGTTGTCCTCGAAGGAGGCGTTGCACACCTCCAGGTGGACCGGTTCGTCCTCGGGTAAGAGGTGCGCCGCGAGGCACTTCTCGGGGGCCGCGTACCCGCTCCCGTTCGTCCGGAGCAAGTGGGGGTTCGCCTCGGCCCACTCCGCGGAGACGCTCTGCCCGACGCCCTTCACGCCGTGAGTCGACTCGAAGTCGGTGTCCGTGTCGGCGTCGCTCCCGAGCAGCAGGTCCTTCGTCACGTAGACGTCGAGACGGTCGACCGGATCGAGGCCGAGGGCGACGTCGCCGTACACCCAGACCTCCCGGACCGGGACCGGAAGGAGACCGTCGTCGACGGCGTCGAGGACGGATTCGACGCGGTCGAGCGCACTCGAACGTTCCATACCCCCGCTGAGAGCGGGACGCTCGAATGTGTTTCGACAGGGCGGCCGGGGCTCCGTCGCCGGCGACGACGGCGCCGTTCCAGCGCGCCGGCGAAGCGTCGCCGTCGGCATCGGAGTGGCTGTCGATCCGCCACCGAATCGCTGTCGACGCGCCGGCGGAGCGTCGCCGTCGGAGTCGAACCGCTGTCGGCGGCCACCGCGGAACGGACGCGCGCTCGGCACGGCGGTTTCGGAGGTATTTTGAGTGAGGTGTGCATACTCACGGCCGGCACCTCGGGGGTGTCGATCGACCGGTCGCCCACGGCGACCACTCGGGGCAACGCAACCTCCGGGTGCCTTCCCCCCATCCCCCCTCTCCCTCGATCACGCGTTCCCCGTTTTTCCCACCTGCCCGAGACGAAACCCGTATCCACGAGCGTCGCCAACGCCGGGTCGATGGAGTGCGACAAGTGCGGCAGCGACGCCGTGATGCACGCCGGCTACTCCGGCGCCCACCTGTGCGAGGAGCACTTCCTCGCCTCGGTCGAGAAGCGGGTCCGGCGGCGGATCCGCCGCGACAGCCTCGTCCCGCGGGACGCCTCGCCCGACGACCCCGAGCGGTGGGTACTCGGCCTCTCCGGCGGGAAGGACAGCGTCGTGCTCGCGCAGATCCTCGACGAGACGTTCGGCCGGGACCCGCGGATCGAGATCCTCGCGCTGACGATCCACGAGGGCATCGAGGGCTACCGCGACGAGAGCGTCGAGGCCTGCGTCGAACTGTCCGAGGACCTCGACCTCCGCCACGAACTCGTCTCCTACGAGGAGGAGTTCGGCGTCCGGATGGACGACGTCGTCGAGGACGATCCCGAGGGGATGGCCCCCTGCGCGTACTGCGGCGTCTTCCGCCGCGACTTACTGGAGACCTACGCCGAGGAGTTCGATGCCGACATCCTCCTGACGGGCCACAACCTCGACGACGAGGCCCAGACCGCCCTGATGAACGTCTTCGAGGGCGACGTCGAGCAGATGGCCAAGCACTTCGACGCGAGCCTCGGGCCGTTCGACGAGCGCACCGAATCGCCGCACTTCGTCCCGCGGGCGAAGCCGCTCCGCGACATTCCGGAGAAGGAGGTGGCGCTGTACGCGCACCTGCGGGACCTCCCGGCGCACATCACCGAGTGTCCACACGCCTCGGAGGCCTTCCGCGGGGAGATCCAGGAGTTGCTGTTGAAGTTAGAGGAGGACCATCCGGGGACCCGCCACTCGATCCTCTCGGGCTACGAGGAGATGGCGTCGATGGCGGCCGACCGCTACCGCGGTGAGTCGACCGCGGAGATGCGCGAGTGCGAGCGCTGCGGCTCGAAGACGACGCGTGAGGTCTGCCGGAAGTGTCGGCTGTTGGAGTCGCTAGAGGCGGTCTGAGATCGGAGTCGTTACCGTCTGACGGTCGGATTCGTTCGCGATCGACCGCCTCGAACTGTGGGAACGACCCGCCGGTAGAGGATCGAAAGAACGGAAAACCGCACGAAACGCGAGAGACTGGAGACGCCTGCGCCGGTGGTCAGCTCGGCGCGGGTCGGTCGGTCTATCCTCGTCGGACGACGCTATCGGATGACGTCGAGGCCGTTCTGCTTCTCGCGCTGCTCGCGGCCGCCGTCGGACTGCCAGGACCCGCCGGTCGCGGTCGATCCGGTGGACTCCTGGGCGAACTCGGCGTTCTCGCTGGCATCGAACTCCGTCGTCTCGATGCTCTCTCTGGATCGGTCGGCCTGTTTCTGCGTCGACGGGCCGAGCACCTGCGCGGACTGGACGCCGGTCATAATCGCCATCACGCGGACTTTCCCCTTGTACTCGTCGCGGATGCGCGCGCCCCAGATGACGTTCGCGCGCGCCTCCAGCCGTTCGGTGATGTTGTTCGCGATGCCCTCGGCCTCCTTCAGGGTGAGGTCGGGACCGCCCGTGATGTGGACTAACCCGCCGGACGCCCCGCGGTAGTCCACGTCCAAGAGCGGGTGGTTCATCGCGTCGTTGACGACCTCCTGGGTCTTGTTCTTATCCTGGGTCTGACCGACGAGCATCACCGCGACGCCGCCCTGATCCATGATCGTGGACATGTCCGCGTAGTCCAGGTTGATCAGCGACGGTTGCGTGATGGTCTCTGAGATTCCTTTCACGGTCTCGGCGATGATCTGGTCCATCACCGAGAACGCCTTGCCGATCGGGAGGTTGGGGACGTAATCCAAGAGCCGGTTGTTGTCGAGGACGATGATCGAGTCGGCCTCGTTGCGGAGCTTTTCGAGCCCCTCCTCGGCCTTCACGGTCCGGGCGCGCTCGACGTTGAACGGGGTCGAGACCATCCCGACGACGATCGCGCCCTGCTCTTTGGCGATCTTCGAGACGACCGGGGCCGCTCCGGTCCCGGTGCCGCCGCCCATCCCGGCGGTGACGAAGACGAGGTCGGCCTCGCCGAGGACCTCCTTGATCGTCCCCTGGGCCATCTCCGTCGCCCGCTCGCCCATCGAGGGGTCGCCGCCGGCGCCGAGTCCCTGCGTCAGGGACTTGCCGACGAGGATCTTCGTGTCGGCCTCGATCATCTTGAGGTGCTGTTTGTCGGTGTTGATCGCGACCGTGTCGGCGCCGTCGACGCCGATGTTGTAGAGTCGGTTGACCGTGTTGTTGCCGGCACCGCCGCAGCCGACGATGACGATTCGGGGACTCCCGAACTCGTCGCCCTCCGGGGCCTCGGTGTTTGCGTCTCGCTCCTCCTCGTCGCGCTGCATCGCCTCTCTGACTATGTCTTGCATTGGTTACACCTTAGCCCAGTGTTTGGTCGGCGAGTCGCGTCCCTCGGCCTGCTGTTCGTTGAGCATCTCTCGAACAGCCGAGCGGATCGCCTCCGACCGGTTCGGGAACTCCCCGGTCTCGACCATCTGTTCGACCTCCTCGATCTGCTGCTTCGGAATTCGTAGTGTCACACGCTCCATTGTTGCATTCCCCCGGTAAGACGGCGCGCACATCTGTGCGAACGTCTTACACCCCCGAAAACGGACGACAGCGGATCTCTCCCCCGCGCCGCCGGGTTCTGTAAGACGACCGTCTTACGCGAGAGTTACCACAGAGCGATGCCTTATAAATGTAACGCCGACTGTAAGACAGATCGGCGCTGGTGGCGTATACGGCCGCTTCGACACCGTTTACGTCCGTTCGAGGACGTCAGCAGCCGACGTCCGACGGCCGCAGCTCGGACAGAACGCCCAGTCGGATCGGAGTTCGTCGCCGCACTCGCAGAATACCCGATGGGAGGCCTTCTCGCCGCAGTTCGGGCAGTACACGTGATCGCCCTCGACACGTTCGCCGCACTTGTCACACGTCTTTGCGCCGGCGTGTTCGTCGACGGTTCCCCCCTTTGTCTTACGTTCAGACTCGGACGATGTCGACGGCGTAGGTTCGTCGGTAGCGGACGTCTTCTCCGCGTTGACGCCGTCGAGCGAGATGTTGACGTTGAGGTCCTGTGTGCGACCGGCGGGCGCGGTCCGTCCGAGCCGCTCGTCGAGGCGATCGGCGACGAGTTCGTCGACGCGCTCTCTGATGGCCTCGTCGATGGAATCGGTGGATCGCGCCTCCGACGACGACTCCGCGTCGAGGTCGATCATCGGTTCCGCGTCGCTCGTGTCGGACAGGGTGTCGTCACGGTCCGCGCCGTCGAGGTACGTGCGCAACGCTTCGCGCATCGCCTCCGACTTGGAGGTGTCGAGCGCCTCCAACCGCTCGACGAGGTCGTCGTCGGCGCGGAACGTGATCTTGCTCATCGGTCGTATATATGCGACCGACTATTTGAATCTTCCTTCGTGTCTGACGGATGTCAGTCGGCGTGTCTGCCGTCGGGAGCGAATTCCCCTCCGGCAAATTCAAGTCGACTTTCACCGTTTCAAGCGTAGTGGCAGTAACGTTCGATCTCTTCGGGACGCTGGTCGCGGTCGACCGCCCTGCGGACCCCGCTTCCGCCGTCGGAGCGGAACTCCGAGAACGCGACATAGCGGTCCCGGACGACTGGGCGTCCGCCTACGCCGAGCGGCACGTCGACGCGCCGGCGGGCGCAGAGGTCCCCCTTCCCGCGCACGTCGCCGCGGCGCTCCGCTCCCGCGGCGTCGACGTCCCGAACAACGCGGCCCGGCGCGCCGTCGTCGCCGCCTTCGATCCCGCGGTTCGAACCCGTCGGGGCGCCGTCGACGCCGTCGCGGCCGCCGCGGAACGCGGACCCGTCGGGCTCCTCTCGAACTGCTCGGTCCCCGAACTCGTCTCGCGGACGCTGATCCGCTCGACGCTGGACCGGGCGGCGTTCGACGCCGTCGTGACGAGCGTCGGCTGCGGGTGGCGCAAGCCGCATCCGCAGTCGTTCGAGACGGCCGCGGAAGAACTCGGCGTCGACCCCGCCTCGCTCGTTCACGTCGGCGACGACGAGGGGACCGACGGGGGAATCGCGTCGCTCGGCGGGACGTTCGTCGACGTCGCCGCCTGCGGCCTCGACGACGTCGCGCTGCGGCTCCGGCGGGGCGAACCGCTCGGAGGTGCCGAATCGTGCCGGTGACCGCGACCGCCGCTGTCGTCCTCGCGGCGGGGCTGGACGCCCTCGCCGGTGAGCCCCCGGCGCGCGTGCACCCGGTCGCGCTGCTCGGTCGCCTCGTGGCGTGGATCGATCGGCGCGGTCGGGGCGCTCCGGGCTCCCGCGACCCCGACGGCCGGTGGTCGCACCCGCGGCTCGTCGGCGTCCTCACGGCGCTGTTCGTGCCGCTCGGATTCGCCGCCGTCGCCGCGGGGGTCGTCGCCGCCGGATCGACCGTGGCCGTCGAGTCGGCGGTCTCAATCGGACCCGTCACCGCTTCCTGGTTCGGGGCGGCGCTGGCCGCCACCGTCCTCGTTTCGACGACGAGCCTGCGTCTGCTGCTCGACAGCGCCCGGACGGTCGTCGCCGAGAGCGACGCCGACCTCGACGCCGCGCGTACCGACCTCCGGGCGCTGGCCGGACGCGATCCCGACTCGCTGGACGCGGCCCACGTCCGCTCGGCGGCCGTCGAGAGCCTCGCGGAGAACCTCGCGGACGGCCTCGTCGCACCGCTCCTCGCGTTCGCGGTCGCCGTCGCGGTGACCGGCGCGTTCGTTCCGGCGGCGACGTCGCCCGCACTCGTCCCGGCGGCGACGTCCCCCGCGCGGCCGTCCGTCTCGCTCCCGCTCGCCGCGGGCGCGGGGGCGGCCGCCTGGGTGAAGGCGGTCAACACGCTCGACTCGATGCTGGGCTACCGATCGAACCCGATCGGCTGGGCCTCCGCCCGCCTCGACGACGCCGTGATGTGGCTCCCGGCGCGGCTCTCGGCGCTACTTCTCGCCGTCGCCGCGGGGTCGCCCGCGGTTCCGCTCCGGCGGTCCGTCCGGGCGCTCGCCCGCCGACCGTCCTCGCCGAACTCGGGGTGGCCGATGGCGACGATGGCCGCGCTGTTGCCCGCGCGGTTGCACAAGCCGGGCGTCTACGACCTCGATCCGACCGATGCGGGGCGGTCGAGTGCCACGCCGACGGCGCCGGCATCAGACGCGCCCACCCGGTCCCGGGGTTCGAGCCCGAAGGCGACGACGCTTCCGGACGTCGCGACCGCGACGCGCGCGGTCCGGATCACTCGGCGCGCCGGCGCGCTCGCGTTCGTCGCCGCGGGGGTGATCGCGTGGTTCTGACCGCGGTCCGCGGGGCGCTCGGGTTCCTCACTCGACTGCCGGTCGGCGGCGACGCGGACGCCTGGGAGGCGTTCCGGCGGACGCCCGTCTCGATCCCGCTCGCCGGCTACGTCGTCGGCGCGCTCGCCGCCCTGCCCTTCCTCCTCCCGCTGCCGGTCCCGAGCGTCGCCGCGCTCTACCTGGTGACGGTCGTCCTCCTCACCGGCGTCACGCACGCCGACGGACTTGCCGACCTCGGGGACGCCGCGGCGGTCCACGGCGGAGTCGACGCCGCGCGCCGACGGGAGGTCCTCAAGGACTCACAGACCGGCGTCGGCGGCGCGCTGGCCGTCTCGCTCGCGCTCGTGACGCTCGGCCTCGGAACGCTGGGGCTGGCGGGGACGCTCCCGCGCGTCGCGTTCGCGCTCGCGCTCGCCGCGGAGGTCGGAGCGAAAACCGGCGTCGCGCTGCTCGTCTGTACGCGGGAGGCGATGCACGAGGGCCTCGGCGCCGCGCTGACCGAGGGAGCGACGCCGACGGGGCTACTGCCCACCGTGATCGCCGTTCTCCCGGTGTTCGCCGTCGCCTCGGCGGCAGGTGCGGGCTACGCGGGACCGCTCGGCGCGGTGCTCGCGCCGCTCGGCGTCGCCTGGCTCGTCGGCGTCTGGGCGACGGGCGCGCTCGGCGGAATCAACGGCGACGTCCTCGGCGCGGCGAACGAACTCGGCCGCGTCGTGGGCGTGCACGCGGGGGTGATCGTATGGACGCTCTGGTGATGTGCGGCGGGCGGGGAACGCGGCTTCGAGGTGGGGAGAAAACGGAACGCTTCTCGACTATCGAGAAGCCGCTCGTCGAAGTCGGCGGCGAGGCGATGTTCGACCGGGTGGTCGACGCGCTCCGCGCGAGTCGTATCGGTGGGGACGGGGCGGTCGCGGGACAGATCCACGCGGTCGTCTCGCCACACGCGCCCGAGACGGCCGAGCGGGCCCGAGAGCTGTCTCTCTCGGTCGTCGCGACGCCCGGCGACGGCTACGTCTCAGACCTCACGACCGCTCTCGATGCCATCGGCCGACCGGCGCTCACGGTGCCGGCGGACCTGCCGCTCTTGGCCTCGGAGCACGTCGACGACGCCGTCGAGCGCTCGGTCGGGGA is drawn from Halobellus limi and contains these coding sequences:
- the ftsZ gene encoding cell division protein FtsZ, translating into MQDIVREAMQRDEEERDANTEAPEGDEFGSPRIVIVGCGGAGNNTVNRLYNIGVDGADTVAINTDKQHLKMIEADTKILVGKSLTQGLGAGGDPSMGERATEMAQGTIKEVLGEADLVFVTAGMGGGTGTGAAPVVSKIAKEQGAIVVGMVSTPFNVERARTVKAEEGLEKLRNEADSIIVLDNNRLLDYVPNLPIGKAFSVMDQIIAETVKGISETITQPSLINLDYADMSTIMDQGGVAVMLVGQTQDKNKTQEVVNDAMNHPLLDVDYRGASGGLVHITGGPDLTLKEAEGIANNITERLEARANVIWGARIRDEYKGKVRVMAIMTGVQSAQVLGPSTQKQADRSRESIETTEFDASENAEFAQESTGSTATGGSWQSDGGREQREKQNGLDVIR
- a CDS encoding ribbon-helix-helix domain-containing protein, encoding MERVTLRIPKQQIEEVEQMVETGEFPNRSEAIRSAVREMLNEQQAEGRDSPTKHWAKV
- the ncsA gene encoding tRNA 2-thiolation protein NcsA; protein product: MECDKCGSDAVMHAGYSGAHLCEEHFLASVEKRVRRRIRRDSLVPRDASPDDPERWVLGLSGGKDSVVLAQILDETFGRDPRIEILALTIHEGIEGYRDESVEACVELSEDLDLRHELVSYEEEFGVRMDDVVEDDPEGMAPCAYCGVFRRDLLETYAEEFDADILLTGHNLDDEAQTALMNVFEGDVEQMAKHFDASLGPFDERTESPHFVPRAKPLRDIPEKEVALYAHLRDLPAHITECPHASEAFRGEIQELLLKLEEDHPGTRHSILSGYEEMASMAADRYRGESTAEMRECERCGSKTTREVCRKCRLLESLEAV
- a CDS encoding double zinc ribbon domain-containing protein, with translation MSKITFRADDDLVERLEALDTSKSEAMREALRTYLDGADRDDTLSDTSDAEPMIDLDAESSSEARSTDSIDEAIRERVDELVADRLDERLGRTAPAGRTQDLNVNISLDGVNAEKTSATDEPTPSTSSESERKTKGGTVDEHAGAKTCDKCGERVEGDHVYCPNCGEKASHRVFCECGDELRSDWAFCPSCGRRTSAADVLERT
- a CDS encoding DUF7095 family protein; its protein translation is MERSSALDRVESVLDAVDDGLLPVPVREVWVYGDVALGLDPVDRLDVYVTKDLLLGSDADTDTDFESTHGVKGVGQSVSAEWAEANPHLLRTNGSGYAAPEKCLAAHLLPEDEPVHLEVCNASFEDNVRQRLKGALAREAYEEILDPRGVCLYAEGRRSDSALEKLRAGELAFPTLPESLSMLGVDDDTAAEAAEAVTAYRASQSGRTVRGDVV
- a CDS encoding HAD family hydrolase yields the protein MAVTFDLFGTLVAVDRPADPASAVGAELRERDIAVPDDWASAYAERHVDAPAGAEVPLPAHVAAALRSRGVDVPNNAARRAVVAAFDPAVRTRRGAVDAVAAAAERGPVGLLSNCSVPELVSRTLIRSTLDRAAFDAVVTSVGCGWRKPHPQSFETAAEELGVDPASLVHVGDDEGTDGGIASLGGTFVDVAACGLDDVALRLRRGEPLGGAESCR
- a CDS encoding CobD/CbiB family cobalamin biosynthesis protein, which encodes MPVTATAAVVLAAGLDALAGEPPARVHPVALLGRLVAWIDRRGRGAPGSRDPDGRWSHPRLVGVLTALFVPLGFAAVAAGVVAAGSTVAVESAVSIGPVTASWFGAALAATVLVSTTSLRLLLDSARTVVAESDADLDAARTDLRALAGRDPDSLDAAHVRSAAVESLAENLADGLVAPLLAFAVAVAVTGAFVPAATSPALVPAATSPARPSVSLPLAAGAGAAAWVKAVNTLDSMLGYRSNPIGWASARLDDAVMWLPARLSALLLAVAAGSPAVPLRRSVRALARRPSSPNSGWPMATMAALLPARLHKPGVYDLDPTDAGRSSATPTAPASDAPTRSRGSSPKATTLPDVATATRAVRITRRAGALAFVAAGVIAWF